Below is a window of Dictyostelium discoideum AX4 chromosome 1 chromosome, whole genome shotgun sequence DNA.
caGTTATTCATTTGGTAAAGAggagaaaaaagaaaaagaacaatcACTTACATCAAAATTAGCACGTTTAAAAGATTCTTATGAAAAAGAAGGATTAAGAAAAGCAGTAGAGggtatcattattattcatgATCATGGTCATCCTCATATATTACTTTTAcaagataataattattttaaattgtatgtatatttttacaaaaaataaaatctataaataattcaattcaattcaatttataattatactAACCATATATGGttaacatatatatatatatatatagaccGGGAGGTAAACTTAAACCAggagaaaatgaaattgatggaCTTATAagaaaattaacaaaaaaactATCACCAACAGGTACTCCTGTATCAGATGCACCTTGGGAGgtatgataatttattttattattttttaatttttactactatcatttttatactaatattttttaatttaatttaatttaatttaatttatttaatttatttaatttttaaagattggTGATCATGTTTCAACATGGTGGAGACCAAATTTTGAACCATCCCTTGTATGtataatttacttttttttttttttaaaccccAAATTTAAGATTAATAAGAAAATCTaattttcgtttttttattattttttttatagtttccATATATTCCTTCTCATATAACTAAACCAAAAGAATGTAAAAAACTATTTGTTGTTACCCTTCCTGAAAAatgtaagtaaaaaaaaaaaaacaatatttaagTTTTGGTTACTAATTtacatcatcattaatatgaaaaaaatagGTAAATTTGctgtttcaaataatttaagttTAATTGCTGTGTCACTTtatgaaatttataataattctcAAAGATATGGTGCTGTAATTTCAAGTATTCCTGCACTCATTAGTAGATATACTTTCGTTTATCTCAATGTAGATTAGatataaccaaaaaaaaaaataaaaaaataaaaaatgataaaaaataaaaataataaaaatatatatatataaaaaacaacaGAATGAATGTAATCATTctgttttttgattttttttttttaagtgtcaaatttaaatgtttttattgtcaataaaatattattttcaccttttttttttttattgataaaaacacctaaatttttatttttaatattttagtaaattggatttatttttactttgaaataaaataaaatgaagtaaaaaataatttaatttatgatCGTTTTATGATTTTTCATTGTGTGtgtttaaaaatcaaaaaacattttggttgtaaattttttttttttttttttttttttttcaatttttttttattttttttttattttttattttttttatatttttttttttttcattcatttttattcCTTCACACACAATATATATCGAAAATGACACATTCAGATCAACCATCATTTGGTAAAAAGTTATTCAATGCAGGTGTTTTTGGATCAGTAGGTGGAGCAGTTGTTGCATTCAACAAGACATTCAATCACAGTGTTTTTGTAGATGATCCAAAAAAGTTCATTCAATCATCAAAAGGCTTCTATGGTAAAGCAGTTGGTTCAGGTATTATTGCATGTATGGCTTATACTGGTACCAAACACGTTTTAGAACAAGCTCGTGGTACtgaagattatttaaataatactgCTGGTTCAATTGTAACTGCTTTTTGTTTAGGTGCTTTCAGtaagtaattttatttgttttttttgtttcttctCTCTTTCTCTCTTAAAGTTTtcaactttttattattattattattattatttttatttttattaattaactttttaaacttttttataataataataataataataataataataataataataataataataataataataataataataataataataataataaaaataataataataataataataatattaataattaatttttagcCAATTCATTAAAAGTTGGTGTTAGATCAGGTCTTCTTTTAATTCCACTTACCATTCTTACTGATATGATCAATACTGAAATGAATTCATCACAAAATCTTATTGATTCTAGATATGACACCCAAGGAAAAGCAAAACTTGTCATTCATAATAAAATGGAAGAATTAAATGCACAAAACtagaaataataacaatagtaataataataacaataattaataataataatatacttTAAATACAAACAATCGCACGATAAGATTgtaaaaggaaaaaaagaatcaaatcacgaaaaaaaaaaaaaaaaaaaacaaatcacgTTATCAAGAACCATATActacttttttaatataaacgTAGAAAGAAAACTaaaaacctaaaaaaaaaacaaataaaaaaatataaaattgtaaaaacaaaattaaaaaaaaataaaaaaaaatatctaattaTATGTTTACAATAATcttggggaaaaaaaaaaaaaaaaaaaaaggaaaaagaaaatgttacttaaactaaaaatttttttttattttttattttttttttttttaatatttaaatgtaGTCTTTTTTTAATCCTTTTCATTTTACCtgtttcttcttttttttttttcttttttttttttttcctgatttgttttttttttttttttttttttcttttcctgacttgtttttttttatttttttttttttattaaattaatttaaccaGAGAAAGAAATTGAACTTCTAATTTCAGTTTTTGGTAAAAAAcggattaaatttaatttttggtcAAATTGacaaatttcttttaaatttttatccaaattattttcaatatgaCTGagtattgatttattatttctgtCACCAACTAAAGCAGTTTTCATATCGACATAAATTTCTTTAACTTCATTTTCCTCATCCAAATGTTTAATTACCCAACAGAATGGATGATTTTGACTAAATTGAACTAAAAATCTTACtgctatattattattattattattatttactccACCATTTGTAGGTGATGGTGTTAATAATAACTCTTTTACTTTTTCatttgtaataaataaaaatatcattcCTAAATTCCAAAGATCCATTGCATTCTTTTGATATTTAATAACTTTAAAAACTggtgataaaattgaaataaatgaatcaaattcttcatttgtaattttattttctttttttttttttattattattattaaaattaattaatattagtaaaaGTGGAAAAAAagtgggaaaaaaaaaaaaagataatatttaCCAgcaatttgatttaataaattttgtaaaggttcatttggtaataattgatattgttgaactaaattttttctaatatttaaacaaattgGAAAGAATTTTTGAAGTGTTTTAATAACACGATGATGAGTAActtgattaaataaatatggttgtttttcttgtttttcttgtttttgtttttgttgttcttgctcttgttgttgttgttgttgctgttgttgaagCTTATCAGCATCCtctaatgataatgaatgtAAACTATGAGTGTTGCTGTTATTTTCTTGATtgtttgatattaataatggtacAGTGTCTTtatactatttatttttttaaaaaaaaaataatagattagtttataattattattttttttttttttttttttttttttttttttttaataattgacaAAACTTactaaaaatatttcatcttttaataattgacaAAAATGATCAACCCATTGGGAATCATTTGCAAATACTATGAATCTCTCAGAGTAATTTGTTTCAATTGTAAATTGTTCTTTGGTGATTTTATGAATTAagcaaattgaaaatttcaaTGAAGAAAATTGTGTTGTTGCTTTTACACATTTTAATGCTGTCTTACCgctatatttattattctcAATTGGGAATAAATCAAATGTATGATGTTCAAATAAATctgatttttcattattacttAAACTTAATGGTGATgtatttccattattattattatcattttcattatttccattctgtatattattattattgttattattattactattactattactattattattattattattattattattattattattattattattactattattattattattattattattattattattattattattattgtttatattattatttatattattactattatcgatactatttaaattacctatattattattattattattattgtttatattattatttatattattatttatattatttacattattatttatattactatttatattattattattatttatattattattatcattttcatttgaatggTTCGGTGATAAAGaagtatttataatattatttgtaattggtATAATTGTACTATTTTGACCAATACTATTGATAGTTTGAGCAGAAGAATgtacttttaattttgaataagTGTATGGAAAGTTTGAAGTTGTGAgcatttcaattattaattcatcaGGTTGCATTTGTTTATGTCTTTTAAGCATACCAGGGAATGGTTGTCTAGCAAATACCAATACTGCACTAGAATTACCATCGATAAGATCTAAAGATGAATTGAAATCTTTTGGAGATGTTGTTGAGAATCCAATTGAAAATCGGTCCAATTCtttcaataaaattgataaatgtTTTGAAAGGTTATgtaaatctaataatttcaattgtaatGAATGTGTAATAACAAATTCGAATCCAGTGactaattgaattattgaaTCCCATaatgtttttataattgtaaTGGTTTGAGTTATCTCTTGAATAAGTAATGCACAAACTTGTGTAATATGTTGTGACTGTTGttcaaatataaattcaGTTGGAAAAtctgaatcaattaatttactattattattattattattttcatttttgtctaattgttgttgttgttgttgttgctgttgttgtttctCTTCATAttctttcatttgattttttaaacttataccttgtaaaattaatctattttgttttgcaataaaatttgaacataataattttaactcttttgattttttactATAATAGTCATGTTCTTCTTTCATGAAACCATCAATTGTAATTGCAGATGATTGCTCcgataataattgtttttgttttatttctGATTGAATTCTATGTTTGGCAAGTTCttcaaccaataataatggttgaagttgttgtagtaATTCATCTgacattttataataataataatatataaatatttttttatgtaaaaaaataaaaatatatatatctcTAAATgtgagaaattaaaaataaaaaaaaaatgtaaaaaaagaaaaaaaaaaaaaattttctctCACCCCCTATGAGACCAAAAAcccgaaaaaaaaaaaaccatttttttaataaaaaataaaaataaaaaaaaataaaaaaaaataatcttattaaaataaataaaaaaaaaatactattatAGGAATTTTGAGATCTTATTTagttaattataaaataaaataataatttttaaaaaaaaaaaaaaaaaaacattaattaaaaaaaaaaaaaaaaaaaatatcctaatcaaaaaaaaacattaattaaaaaaaaaaaaaaaatttaataataaaaaattaaaattatttttagtttaaacaatattcctttttttttttttttttggaatataTAATGAAATCAAGATATATTTTTAGTAATAGTTTTAgtttaatcaaaataataatagaaaaaaaaaaaaaaaaaaaaaaaaaaaaaaaaaaaaaaaaaaaaaaaaattaaaaataaataaaatttatttactcACAGAAAAAAAACGagctttttaaaaaagttttcgttttgtcattttttttttttaatttatttttatttttaattttttatttattatcatctctcaattgaaaaaaaaaaaaaaaatttattattattattttattattaataaataataaataataaataataaatatggCAGTtagtaaaaatataaaatcaaatgtttCTACACATGTAACAAAGAAAGCAACTAAAAAAACTACAAATAATGGTGAAGAATCAAAAACTGTTAAAAAAGCagtcaataataaattattatctgaTGAAATCAATGAAATTTTACATAGTTCAGAGAatataaagaaatcaattgatcCAGAATCCATGGATTATTTTGGTGATTCAGCAAAAGTATCGAAATCTGATGAAAATTTTGGTGAAATTGAAGATGATAAGTATGTACATAtttttccctttttttttttataaaaattataattagctaattatttattactattattattattattattattattattattattattattattattattattattattattattattattattattattattattattattattatagtcgAGGTACAAGATTAAAGGGTGATATTCCAACAGAATTCACATCTGGTAAATATTCAGGTAAAAAATCATCAAGAAAAGATAATGATAtggaagaagatgatgaactTGATCAAGATAATGAATATGATATTTTTGGTGGTGATAaacaagatgatgatgatggtgatgatgacaACAGTGAGGATTTAGATGATGCTTTTGATTTTCAAGATAaacaagatgatgatgatgatgatgatgacaaagaagatgatgatgaagatgatgatgatgatgaaaatgttgTAGTATCATCAAATATTGATAGAGCTGATatgttatttaaaaaattacaaaaacaagaaaaggaagaagaaaaacaacCAAAATTAGTTGGTCACACAAATGAAGCTGATGAAATGGAAAAAGCTCAAAATACAAAGAATCAAActgtaaataatatattattttatttatttattcatttatttatttattgaattatttaattgactcaatttaattattattattattattattattattattattattattattattattattattattattattattattattattattattttaggcattatataatgaatttttaacaactagaattttattacaaaaaactataaattgtgcaaataaattaccaaaaccaaaaatatataaagaatttttagaattaaatgatgaatcattacaaaagaaatttaaagaaactaAAACAGCATCatgtttattaatatcagAATTATATAATCTTCAATctgaattgattgatttaaatgatgaaattccaaaacaacaacaatcaaagaaaagaatTAGACCAGATCAAAGTTTATCAGAGATTTGGAATACCATTGAAGAACAAAATCAAAGATTAGATCAATTTCATAAtcaaacaattacaaaatggAATAATAGAATTAGCGTTACTTCTTCAATCAATAGTGGTGGTAAAGGtggaaataatttgaaatcacttaatcaatcaattttatcacaaattcaaaatacattaaatgattttgaaagattacaaaaaagaacaa
It encodes the following:
- a CDS encoding NUDIX hydrolase family protein; protein product: MSIKTLTLYNFNTSYSFGKEEKKEKEQSLTSKLARLKDSYEKEGLRKAVEGIIIIHDHGHPHILLLQDNNYFKLPGGKLKPGENEIDGLIRKLTKKLSPTGTPVSDAPWEIGDHVSTWWRPNFEPSLFPYIPSHITKPKECKKLFVVTLPEKCKFAVSNNLSLIAVSLYEIYNNSQRYGAVISSIPALISRYTFVYLNVD
- a CDS encoding TRAUB family protein is translated as MAVSKNIKSNVSTHVTKKATKKTTNNGEESKTVKKAVNNKLLSDEINEILHSSENIKKSIDPESMDYFGDSAKVSKSDENFGEIEDDNRGTRLKGDIPTEFTSGKYSGKKSSRKDNDMEEDDELDQDNEYDIFGGDKQDDDDGDDDNSEDLDDAFDFQDKQDDDDDDDDKEDDDEDDDDDENVVVSSNIDRADMLFKKLQKQEKEEEKQPKLVGHTNEADEMEKAQNTKNQTALYNEFLTTRILLQKTINCANKLPKPKIYKEFLELNDESLQKKFKETKTASCLLISELYNLQSELIDLNDEIPKQQQSKKRIRPDQSLSEIWNTIEEQNQRLDQFHNQTITKWNNRISVTSSINSGGKGGNNLKSLNQSILSQIQNTLNDFERLQKRTKLKRTTYRIIGEKQQQLSSANSIDQNEEEKDEYDDEIFDDTDFYQTLLKDLEANNSEENEVGSQYWIEMRNLKKKKKKKVNQKASKGRILRYEVFPKLENFMTPQSLPIPDWNIDQLYQNLFGGLGNVNINLN